The region TATGAGGTTTCAGTGATCACTTTACGGTATTCTTTAAGCTTTCTTGGTCACCGGACAGAGTGAGAACTGCTCAGCTTGCTTTCTTTCCCTAGCACACACTTAGTAGATAGTAGGCACAGGTCCGCTAAGAGCTCATCAAACTTGACTTGTAGAGTGAGACCTGTGCTCGATATGGTTCATTTCAGTGCTCTTTCTCTCGGTATCGTTCACCACATGCCTGTGATCGATCTCTCTCAAGCTAGGTTTGGTATCGGTATCGGTGAAGTCCGTCATTGAATTGAAGGGTAGAGTGGTAAGTGGGCGTACGATCTATGGATTTCCTATCAGTGGCATTAGTTCCTTTTCATTCTCTAGATAGATGGGCAGAACAAGCTTCTCTTTATATTCTATTCTAGAAAGGATCAATTAGATTCTCATCTCCTATTTGTTTGAGCCATTCATTATAGTGGTGGTGCCGGGAAGGCTGCTTAGCACTCTAGTCCTTTTGAGTAAGGAATTGTAGCATGGGCATGCAATCTCTTCGATTGATTCCCCTCCAGGAATTACTTGAATTAATTAGCCGGCCCACGGAGTGAAATATCGAACTTAACCTATAAATAACTAGTATCTCAAAAACCAAATAAAAGGCTTTCTTTTAAGCTTGTTAATGGAATTCCACAGGAGTCAAGCGCTAGCAAAGAAGAATTGGAAATCACTCGCTTCCCTTCGGGACTCAAGTCAGCAGAAGAGTGAACTTCATATTAATAGGTAAATCCTACATCAAGCGTAAAGGAAGTACACTTTTTTTGATTCGGCGCTTAATAACTCGTACTTGACGTTGGTTTCGGTTCGATCAACTATCCTTTTTGAAGCGGATAGTTCACAATGCTCATTCTCAAAAAAAGCAGAAAAGCCATGatgtttccactccattttcattacgAAGATGTATTACGTCAGGATCTGTTGCTCAAACTGAATCACGCCAATGTTATGGAAGTTCCTGGATTGTTTGAAATAAGATTAGTACCAAAAGCTGCCTCTGATTTCAGAATCCAATTTGGAAAATTGGCTATGGAGATTTTGTGCGGTCAGAGATTCATACAGACACAAAGGGGCCCCTATTTTCAAGCAGGAAAGTCATTTCGATCCAATCCATTCTTGGGGTCCGAAAAAGACACTGGATATGTCAGTGACTTTGCACGACAAAGCGTTCTCCGAGGGCATGGAATGTACCATTTTTTGGTCAGAATCTTTACAGTAATGTCTATGTTGGATTCTCCGGTCGAAATACGGGAAAACTCCATCAAATTCTTTATGGAAACGGAGTTTTGCGAATTCTCCCCGGAACTGGAAGATCATTTCGAGATCTTCAAGCATATTCAAGGGTTCAAtgtgactattgtcacttcggccaATACAAAAGATGAGACTTTACTACTGTGGAGCGGCTTTTTGCTAAAAGATGAGGGGGAAACTAAGTAAGATGCCGGAGAAGCGACGAAATATACGAGATCACAAACATAGATTGTTCGCGGCTAAATATGAATTGAGACGAAAGCTTTCTAATTTTGTGACCCGATCTTCCATCTGATATGCGGGACAAACATCGTTATAAGTTGTCCAAGTTGCCAAGAAAGAGTTCAATGGCACGAGTAAGAAACCGAGGTATTTTCACGGGTCGCCCTCGTTCTGCAGTTGAGTTCTTTCGCACTTATCGTATCATTTTTCGTGGATTAGCATCTCGAGGTTCTTTGATGGGCATAAAGAAATCGTCTTGGTAGCAACCACCAAACCAATAGAACAAAGGTTAGCTCTGCAGCTAGTCCACATGCAAGGGTTGTAGGTCCATTACCGTCCGGCTCCCAACCGAAACTAACGGAGTCATCCCAACTCTCGGATCGGAGATGCTAACGGGACAGGAATCAAAGTGGGGGACCTCTCTACCACACCTGTCTCCCCAGACATAGACTACGTAAAGGGTAGTACTCTTGGAAAGAGAGAAGATCACCGCATGAACACAATCCAAAGTAACGAATGTCACTCCCGAGGGATCGACCACTATCATACATGAAATTTTGCATAGAATGATTGTTCATGTTCACGCTGGAGTGCTGAGGTTGTTCCCACCATTGAAGTCAGAGTCTGGGTGTGTTTTTCTTACTAATACGGAGAGGGTTCCGAATGATAAAGACCAATCAAAAACTTCTTCGTTTCGTTGGTAGAACCCACGCCAACTCTTTTCTCTAAATAATAGAGAGATCTTTTGATAGTCTCACTTCTATCAATGCAATGAAAGAACTATCCCTTCCtatttgtgtcaggaccccgactcaatgccacaccgatctagcatgtaacacctcatatcactttgcggcctcacgcacggtattcccacgggtgtcgccttacctttgtccgggaccgtttgcgccttttggcacacgtatatgacagtgtcgctagcatccatatgataaggagcccgggctgacatggctagtcgtaaacccaaagtggcacagacttacagggacaggcatccatgacccagcatcaaacgtgtcggtcatcaacgagtgaatccaggctgtagcactgggctagcaggactccgatgaaccgggctgtagcaggctagcaggactccggtattcatcgcgtgacatttccccgaagggatagacacaggaacgaagaaggacacatgccggccagcctaagtgttccggagcagtagcaagctaccatggctcagtgaaacactaggagacatttccccgtaagagaggctactaaagataaacaactagatggtcagatcccacacataccaagcatttcaataacatacacacaatatgctcgatatgtgcaaatacaacatggcatcacaacatgactctacgactcaagtaatttattcaataggctccgaggagcgagatattacaaacatgggtctcataacccaacaatcagagcatacaaatcaaagcacaagcggaagctatcatgtctgagtacagacatctataaatggaaaaggctgagaagcctgactatctaccaaatcctgctgaggcacaagatcgtagctgaggtaacaagctaaacgtcgaagtccacgtggaactactagtgagactgaagtctctctgcaaaaacataaaataggcaaacgtgagtacaaatgtacccagcaagacttacatcagaactaactacctatgcatcattttcaacaaggggatgatggggtttaactgcagcaagccagctttgactcggtggctatcctaaactacgactgcaagcgactcttttgaggtggcgcacacgagtccacatattcaccaaccaatacaccactatggatccgctcccgtctccctacgagaacgccatccatagcactcacgcttatcttgcgtattttagagtatccactttcacttgtctatgaactgatataagcaacccagaagtcctttaccgcggacacggctattcgaatagatgatattaaccctgcaggggtgtacttcttcatacatgtttccaccacttagcgtctgcacacgacatgtgctcggcagacttcaagtgaaagccgacgtgggtgtagaccacgacctacctaaacactcaagtctctagtccaggtttatcgcctattcgggttccatccatgaggagatccggccggagtttcgctcacagccccaaacgatgtgaacagggttccgtgacaccaaacgggtgcccggtttacccggccacgtgcctaccgcatcacagcccacccctccggtcagcgctgtccacggcctccagcatactacaaacaccagaaactacttgcaactcctggacagaggacaagggtgaataagaagtcgagcggggtcatatttcagggcccaatgtatggtagtagctgaatcatggatcacaaacacagaactcagttcctaaggacggcttcaatgagacaacccaccatgtactcctacatggcctctcaccgacaccttttaccaaatcgtgttcacacacttagctcacacacagtaggacatgttcacacacctctgattcatcccggatgaatcagacctgactcgactctaagcagtagcaggcatgacaaacaagcatgaatgagtaggcacaacagggctcaaacaactcctactcatgctagtgggtttcatctatttactgtggcaatgacaggtcatgcaaaggataaaggggttcagctaccgcagcaagtaacagatgaatcgatgttgtcctaatgcagtaaaagagagcaggagcgagagagtaggattgtatcggaatgaacaagggggttttgcttgcctggcacttctgaagataacattgagtcttcatcagtgtcaacgatcacatcatcggtagcacgtctatcgagaggggacaaataccggcaaacaaaaagaacacaatcaatgcaatgcacaatatgatgcatgctatgacatggcaatatgaatgtgttttgggctaatgcaactagcaacagattaaatgaagttggtttgaatacaagattcaaattcaaactccatatgtgattatttaaatgccctttaattggtttgtgctaaacagcagctataagttgttctaacatgcatgaaaatggtacagatggattccttgaatttttctgataatttttcatatataaattatttaatttggagttacggttgaatttctatgaattttagaagttttaggcattttctggaatttcctgaataataataaatccagaaatgaattatggcgtcagcaccacgtcactgtgacgtcagcagggtcaactgggctggctcgggtcaaacctgacgtgtggggtccacacgtcagtgacacaggagctaatcccggtcaaacccagcgctgactggggtttgaccaggggtggggcccactgtcagtggctgtgggttgtttaattagctgggttagctcctaatgacggagccacgtcagctcctgccagagtttcgccggcggcgaccattccgcacggcggcgcggctcggatttgagctaggggcaatggtttggcgcgctgagcgcaccggggaggagctcttgcactcgcgcatctaatggaccagacgggtggtcacggggcagccggaatctcgccggcgacgagctttggcggcgaccggagttcgggcgtcgatggaaacgacgacaccgtgcacgggagggtccacggttagcacctacgcgttctacgagagctcacgaacccaacggaggcacgcacaggaccaaatggccaccggagcctcgtcgacgatgagctcgtgcggcggcgtgctgtcgggggagagaggcgcggcggctacggcatgctagagagaaaacggagagggggaggatgatcaggagctcacggcggggtcgtagatgatctcagcggcctcggggacggcctggtgacgacgaatcggtcgacggcggccgtcggtgcagggAACGAAGATGGCGTCAGCGACGGCGCTGCTGGGCATCCAGggggtcttctggtcgcgtgagacgacgaggaggatgagggaggaccggcggagctcgggagcgcgtcggggaggagagggggtggcggtggccgcgagtgagctcgtcggtggcggcggctccgttcggtccgggcgagagagagggagcagaggagagaggggatgcagcggggaaggaagaggagcgaggggacacgaggcctcgtcgtggcgtcgctagggaggccgggggaagcaggaggtggccgggaagcaggaggtggccggggcgcgtggccgcgcgcgccgggcgcgtgcccgtcctcctggcagggaggaagacgacaggggagggagtggagatgggctgggccggctgggccggttggtgggcgccaggtgggctgcaggtgagttaggtaggcttctgctctttttatttttttctctgttttgttttatttaatttattttgccactgttttgaatttaaaaataattcaaacaatgccaaaaactcctctgaatattttatattgctagatggacttttccaaaagcttataaaatatttcaggggtatttgaaattatattctaattatatgaatataattcaaattcaaatagttaatgaattaaattcaaagtcccaaaaataattccttaaaaatgttcaatattttggttgggaccagaacccttaccaaaaatta is a window of Triticum dicoccoides isolate Atlit2015 ecotype Zavitan chromosome 2B, WEW_v2.0, whole genome shotgun sequence DNA encoding:
- the LOC119364573 gene encoding 60S ribosomal protein L5, mitochondrial-like, with amino-acid sequence MMFPLHFHYEDVLRQDLLLKLNHANVMEVPGLFEIRLVPKAASDFRIQFGKLAMEILCGQRFIQTQRGPYFQAGKSFRSNPFLGSEKDTGYVSDFARQSVLRGHGMYHFLVRIFTVMSMLDSPVEIRENSIKFFMETEFCEFSPELEDHFEIFKHIQGFNVTIVTSANTKDETLLLWSGFLLKDEGETK